The following are encoded together in the Kribbella voronezhensis genome:
- a CDS encoding carbohydrate ABC transporter permease, translating into MRETRGFKIYRAVVLTVLGLFVLLPLYVMVTSSLKPLRDVQGAFTWWPSNLTLDPFVDMWKTVPLGRYFVNSTIVSVAATVASVAIAILAAFAVSRFRFRGRSVFTTTVLSTQMFPGVLFLLPLFLIFVNINNSLGLQLVGTRLGLIITYLTFSLPFSIWMLAGYFDSIPRELDEAALVDGCGPMGALTRVVLPAARPGVIAVAIYSFMTAWGEVLFASVMTTESNRTLSVGLRQYSTQTNIYWNQIMAAALVVSIPVVIGFLLAQRHFVAGVTAGAVK; encoded by the coding sequence GTGCGTGAGACCAGAGGATTCAAGATCTACCGGGCCGTCGTGCTGACGGTGCTCGGGCTGTTCGTGCTGCTGCCGCTGTACGTGATGGTGACCTCGTCGCTGAAGCCGCTGCGCGATGTCCAGGGCGCCTTCACCTGGTGGCCGTCGAACCTGACCCTCGACCCGTTCGTGGACATGTGGAAGACGGTTCCGCTCGGCCGGTACTTCGTGAACAGCACAATCGTCTCCGTCGCCGCGACCGTCGCCTCGGTGGCGATCGCGATCCTGGCGGCGTTCGCGGTGTCGCGGTTCCGGTTCCGCGGCCGCAGCGTGTTCACCACCACGGTGCTGTCGACCCAGATGTTCCCCGGCGTGCTGTTCCTGCTGCCGTTGTTCCTGATCTTCGTGAACATCAACAACTCGCTCGGCCTGCAGTTGGTCGGGACCAGGCTCGGCCTGATCATCACCTACCTGACCTTCAGCCTGCCGTTCTCGATCTGGATGCTGGCGGGGTACTTCGACAGCATCCCGCGCGAGCTCGACGAGGCTGCCCTGGTCGACGGCTGCGGACCGATGGGCGCACTCACCCGGGTCGTCCTGCCGGCCGCGCGGCCCGGTGTGATCGCGGTGGCGATCTACTCCTTCATGACGGCCTGGGGAGAGGTGCTGTTCGCGTCGGTGATGACGACCGAGTCCAACCGGACACTGTCGGTCGGCCTGCGCCAGTACTCCACCCAGACCAACATCTACTGGAACCAGATCATGGCCGCGGCGCTGGTCGTCAGCATCCCGGTCGTCATCGGCTTCCTGCTCGCCCAGCGCCACTTCGTCGCCGGCGTGACCGCGGGTGCCGTGAAGTGA
- a CDS encoding ABC transporter substrate-binding protein: MRLRSLVAAAAVSALGISLAACGGSDSGDSSNGGSGGDQTLTYWASNQGTSLDNDKEVLTPVLQKFTQDTGIKVNLEVIGWNDLQTRIQTATTSGQGPDVLNIGNTWAASLQATGAFLPFDDEAMKAIGGKDKFVPTALATGGKEGEPPTSVPLYGLAYGLYYNKAMFAAAGLQPPKTWEEMVTDAQKLTNPAKKQWGMALAAGSYTENVHFAFINAAQNGADWFDKDGKPTFTGDGNVQGVLRYLDLMQKDKVANPSNAQYDNGTKSVNDFATKKVAMVINQNNADSSIVANGMKAGEYGVVPFPAPAGAAAPVGSHVAGINLSIFKNTKHKDAALKFVKYMTDATTQTTLGKPFSSLPVLKDAKPVFTSDAAEAATFQDVYNNKSKPLPLVPAEDQFESTVGKAMNSMFGKIATGGTVTADEVKAALKTAQDQVAAGS; the protein is encoded by the coding sequence GTGAGACTGCGTTCGCTTGTAGCCGCAGCAGCGGTGTCCGCCTTGGGAATCAGCCTGGCCGCTTGCGGTGGCAGTGACTCCGGCGACAGCTCGAATGGCGGCAGTGGTGGCGACCAGACGCTGACCTACTGGGCCAGCAACCAGGGCACCAGCCTGGACAACGACAAGGAGGTGCTGACCCCGGTCCTGCAGAAGTTCACCCAGGACACCGGGATCAAGGTCAACCTCGAGGTGATCGGCTGGAACGACCTGCAGACCAGGATCCAGACCGCGACCACCTCCGGTCAGGGCCCCGATGTGCTCAACATCGGCAACACCTGGGCCGCCTCGCTGCAGGCGACCGGTGCCTTCCTGCCGTTCGACGACGAGGCGATGAAGGCGATCGGCGGCAAGGACAAGTTCGTGCCGACGGCCCTGGCGACCGGCGGCAAGGAAGGCGAGCCGCCGACGTCGGTGCCGCTCTACGGCCTGGCGTACGGCCTGTACTACAACAAGGCGATGTTCGCCGCCGCCGGTCTGCAGCCGCCGAAGACCTGGGAGGAGATGGTCACCGACGCGCAGAAGCTGACCAACCCCGCCAAGAAGCAGTGGGGGATGGCGCTGGCGGCCGGCAGCTACACCGAGAACGTGCACTTCGCGTTCATCAACGCCGCTCAGAACGGCGCCGACTGGTTCGACAAGGACGGCAAGCCGACCTTCACCGGTGACGGCAACGTGCAGGGCGTCCTGCGGTACCTCGACCTGATGCAGAAGGACAAGGTCGCGAACCCGTCGAACGCGCAGTACGACAACGGCACCAAGTCGGTGAACGACTTCGCCACCAAGAAGGTCGCGATGGTGATCAACCAGAACAACGCCGACTCCTCGATCGTCGCCAACGGCATGAAGGCCGGCGAGTACGGCGTCGTGCCGTTCCCCGCACCGGCGGGCGCGGCCGCACCGGTCGGCAGCCACGTGGCCGGCATCAACCTGTCGATCTTCAAGAACACCAAGCACAAGGACGCGGCGCTGAAGTTCGTCAAGTACATGACGGACGCGACGACCCAGACCACGCTGGGCAAGCCGTTCTCGTCGCTGCCGGTGCTGAAGGACGCGAAGCCGGTCTTCACCAGCGACGCCGCTGAGGCCGCGACTTTCCAGGACGTCTACAACAACAAGTCCAAGCCGCTGCCGCTGGTGCCGGCCGAGGACCAGTTCGAGAGCACCGTCGGCAAGGCGATGAACAGCATGTTCGGCAAGATCGCCACCGGCGGGACGGTGACCGCCGACGAAGTGAAGGCGGCGCTGAAGACGGCCCAGGATCAGGTGGCCGCCGGTAGCTGA
- a CDS encoding MFS transporter has translation MSTVTTPRATEQPTATTSTPYRAPLIAFLVANVVSLCGTRVSAIAIPWFVLVSTGSPMKTGLVAFVEMTPLVLCKAFGGPLIDRIGGRRISVTADVASAGVVALIPLLHTLHLLSFPALLAIVAVAGALRGPGDAAKGTLVPDIAAAAKVPLERVTGLESTTERLAGFIAYGVAGGLITLVGTVNALWVDAVSFAVCAALIRTWVPRPTVETSTPSAGDEVSYFAQLREGWQFLRRDKLMMPLVLMIAVTNLLDAAIGAVLLPVWIKDHGFGPGHTSLILLSFGITATLFALLASAIGDKIPRKVVFTLAFLVCGAPRFVLLAFDAPVWSVMLVYAIGGVGAGFINPVLGALFLERTPRHMLGRVGSLTNAIAWTGVPLGGVVAGAAIAGIGLVPALLAAGCLYFVATTAPVLIGRGENWGGRATKRDRRGPQGTVERPDLVAGPTSSD, from the coding sequence ATGAGCACCGTCACGACGCCACGTGCAACCGAACAGCCCACGGCCACCACCAGTACGCCGTACAGGGCGCCCCTGATCGCCTTCCTCGTCGCGAACGTGGTGTCGCTGTGCGGCACCCGGGTGAGCGCCATCGCGATCCCGTGGTTCGTCCTGGTCAGCACGGGGTCGCCGATGAAGACCGGTCTGGTCGCCTTCGTCGAGATGACCCCGCTGGTCCTCTGCAAAGCCTTCGGCGGCCCACTGATCGACCGGATCGGTGGACGCCGGATCAGCGTCACCGCCGACGTCGCCAGCGCGGGTGTCGTCGCGCTGATCCCACTGCTGCACACCCTGCACCTGCTCTCGTTCCCGGCACTGCTTGCCATAGTCGCCGTAGCTGGAGCACTGCGCGGACCAGGCGACGCAGCGAAAGGCACCCTGGTCCCCGACATCGCGGCTGCCGCCAAGGTGCCGCTGGAACGTGTGACCGGTTTGGAAAGCACCACAGAGCGCCTGGCGGGGTTCATAGCGTACGGCGTGGCGGGCGGGCTCATCACTCTCGTCGGCACGGTCAACGCGCTGTGGGTCGACGCCGTCTCCTTCGCTGTCTGCGCGGCACTGATCAGGACCTGGGTGCCGCGACCGACCGTCGAAACCAGTACGCCGTCGGCCGGTGACGAGGTCAGCTACTTCGCGCAACTCAGGGAGGGCTGGCAGTTCCTCCGCAGGGACAAGTTGATGATGCCGCTCGTCCTCATGATCGCAGTCACCAACCTGCTCGACGCGGCGATCGGCGCGGTACTGCTGCCGGTCTGGATCAAGGACCACGGCTTCGGTCCCGGGCACACCAGCCTGATCCTGTTGTCGTTCGGCATCACCGCGACCTTGTTCGCCCTGCTGGCTTCGGCGATCGGCGACAAGATTCCGCGCAAGGTGGTGTTCACGCTCGCGTTCCTCGTCTGCGGTGCGCCCCGGTTCGTCCTGCTGGCCTTCGACGCGCCCGTGTGGTCCGTGATGCTTGTCTACGCCATCGGCGGCGTCGGTGCCGGCTTCATCAACCCCGTACTGGGTGCGCTGTTCTTGGAACGAACCCCGCGGCACATGCTCGGCCGAGTCGGTTCGCTGACCAACGCCATCGCTTGGACCGGGGTGCCGCTCGGCGGCGTCGTAGCAGGCGCAGCGATCGCAGGCATCGGGCTGGTCCCCGCACTGCTCGCCGCAGGCTGCCTGTACTTCGTGGCGACCACGGCACCGGTTTTGATCGGGCGCGGCGAGAACTGGGGCGGCCGCGCGACTAAGCGGGATCGCCGGGGTCCACAGGGAACGGTGGAGCGTCCGGATCTGGTGGCAGGCCCCACATCCTCGGACTAG
- a CDS encoding LacI family DNA-binding transcriptional regulator has protein sequence MTAPGSTDGEQSALDGPASSGGRRSQRVTISDLARRLDISKASVSYALNGRSGVSEETRQRVLSLAEELGFHPNSAAVALSASRTRTIGIVIARDPALISTEAFYMRTLVGIEQYLNEVDSSLLLRLTGEHGEDLAVLRRWSRQGRVDGFILFDEHDDDPRVPLLKELGVPCVVVSSNAPDDGVGRLISSPEETVTLLLDHLAELGHVDIAHISGPFTFVHEQLRVRLLQEKAKQRGIRVTHLTGSYRYEEGAELTRSLLAKKNPPTALVLGNDLMAVAALRVATDLGTAVPGELSILAWDDSPLCELARPGITAVDQQTMERGRMAADLLFRIAAGESGLHWETPPGVLRVRDSSGPART, from the coding sequence ATGACGGCACCGGGATCCACCGACGGCGAGCAGTCCGCCCTCGACGGCCCGGCGAGCAGCGGTGGCCGACGCAGCCAGCGTGTCACCATCAGCGACCTCGCCCGCCGGCTGGACATCTCGAAGGCGTCGGTCTCGTATGCGCTGAACGGCCGGTCCGGGGTCAGCGAGGAGACCCGGCAACGGGTGCTCAGCCTCGCCGAGGAGCTCGGTTTTCACCCGAACTCGGCCGCCGTCGCCCTGTCCGCGAGCCGCACCCGCACGATCGGCATCGTGATCGCCCGTGACCCGGCGCTGATCTCGACCGAGGCGTTCTACATGCGCACGCTGGTCGGCATCGAGCAGTACCTGAACGAGGTCGACTCGTCATTGCTCCTGCGCCTCACGGGTGAGCACGGCGAGGATCTGGCCGTACTGCGGCGCTGGAGCCGGCAGGGCCGCGTCGACGGGTTCATCCTGTTCGACGAGCACGACGACGACCCCCGCGTGCCGCTGCTCAAGGAGCTGGGTGTCCCCTGCGTCGTGGTCAGTTCGAACGCGCCCGACGACGGCGTCGGCCGGCTGATCAGCTCCCCCGAGGAGACCGTGACGCTGCTGCTCGACCACCTGGCCGAGCTGGGCCATGTGGACATCGCGCACATCAGTGGCCCCTTCACCTTCGTCCACGAGCAACTCCGCGTCCGGCTGCTGCAGGAGAAGGCGAAGCAGCGCGGGATCCGGGTGACGCACCTGACGGGCAGCTACCGGTACGAGGAAGGCGCCGAGCTGACCCGCTCGCTGCTGGCCAAGAAGAACCCGCCGACGGCACTGGTCCTCGGCAACGACCTGATGGCCGTGGCCGCGCTCCGGGTGGCGACGGATCTCGGTACGGCGGTCCCCGGCGAACTGTCGATCCTCGCCTGGGACGACTCCCCCCTGTGTGAGCTGGCCCGGCCGGGCATCACCGCGGTCGACCAGCAGACGATGGAACGCGGCCGGATGGCGGCCGATCTGCTGTTCCGGATCGCGGCCGGGGAGTCCGGTCTGCACTGGGAGACACCGCCCGGCGTACTGCGGGTGCGCGACTCCAGTGGCCCCGCGCGGACCTGA
- a CDS encoding alpha/beta fold hydrolase, which produces MTTNTAVQTSTIHHDGVTISMSRGGHGRPMILCPGLNSTQADLHELVGLLRHDYDVVTFDLRGHGLSSAADSYLFADFLSDLTAVTSTQQRIQPEATPVLVGYSLGADLAVHYASEHPGSVTELLLIDGANPVPEPFITATDLPLFRALWEQQAEHQETLRGTPRQVLLTAQEILDLNVQLDGIRARILDRYRTIDRPITMIMSAAMAGDSSQGRALNQNWQAGFDRLVQDQPQINTFRIDADHGLVLTHAPQIADIIRTTG; this is translated from the coding sequence ATGACTACGAACACAGCCGTACAGACCTCCACGATCCACCACGACGGCGTCACGATCTCGATGTCTCGCGGCGGGCACGGGCGGCCGATGATCCTCTGTCCTGGACTCAATTCGACGCAGGCCGATCTGCACGAGCTTGTTGGGCTGTTGCGGCACGACTACGACGTAGTGACCTTCGACCTGCGCGGCCACGGCCTTTCCTCGGCTGCCGACAGCTATCTCTTCGCGGACTTCCTCAGCGACCTGACCGCCGTGACGTCGACCCAACAGCGGATCCAGCCGGAGGCGACACCCGTACTCGTCGGCTACTCCCTGGGAGCGGACCTGGCGGTGCACTACGCCTCCGAGCATCCCGGCAGCGTCACCGAACTCCTGCTGATCGACGGCGCGAATCCGGTCCCCGAGCCGTTCATCACAGCGACCGACCTGCCCTTGTTCCGCGCGCTGTGGGAACAGCAGGCGGAACACCAAGAGACCTTGCGCGGCACGCCACGGCAGGTGCTGCTCACCGCCCAGGAAATTCTCGACCTGAACGTCCAGCTCGACGGCATCCGAGCCAGGATCCTCGATCGCTACCGGACGATCGACCGGCCGATCACCATGATCATGTCCGCGGCGATGGCAGGCGACAGCAGCCAAGGGCGTGCGCTCAACCAGAACTGGCAGGCGGGTTTCGATCGGCTGGTGCAGGACCAGCCGCAGATCAACACCTTCCGGATCGACGCCGATCACGGACTGGTGCTGACGCACGCGCCGCAGATCGCCGACATCATCCGCACGACCGGCTGA
- a CDS encoding carbohydrate ABC transporter permease, producing MSVATEQAPAEAAPGVRAARKRGPDHRPGLSRKLPYLLLAPAVLLELLIHIIPMLVGIWMSFVKLTKFFIANWSAAPWAGLNNYRVAVDVHNAVGEGLLKSFGVTVVFSAVTVVLAWCLGMAAAVALQPPFKGRSAVRTLFLVPYALPAYAGILTWNFMLQRDTGAVNHVLVDNLGILSDRPFWLLGGNALTSLITVALWKLWPFAFLTLMAGLQSIPQDIYEAASVDGAGTVRQWRNITLPSLRPVNLVLVLVLFLWTFSDFNTPYVLFGTAQPPAGDLITFHIYNASFLTWNFGSGAAMSVLLLIFLMIVTGAYLVVTGRRSRRA from the coding sequence ATGTCCGTCGCCACAGAACAGGCCCCCGCCGAGGCCGCGCCCGGCGTACGGGCGGCCAGGAAACGCGGTCCTGACCATCGCCCCGGGCTGAGCCGGAAGCTGCCCTATCTGCTGCTCGCCCCCGCCGTACTGCTCGAACTGCTGATCCACATCATCCCGATGCTGGTCGGCATCTGGATGAGCTTCGTGAAGCTGACGAAGTTCTTCATCGCCAACTGGTCGGCGGCGCCCTGGGCGGGCCTGAACAACTACCGGGTCGCGGTCGACGTCCACAACGCCGTCGGCGAGGGCCTGCTGAAGTCGTTCGGCGTCACCGTGGTCTTCTCGGCCGTCACCGTGGTGCTGGCCTGGTGCCTCGGGATGGCCGCGGCGGTCGCGCTCCAGCCGCCGTTCAAGGGGCGCAGCGCGGTCCGGACGCTCTTCCTGGTGCCGTACGCGCTTCCCGCGTACGCCGGAATCCTGACCTGGAACTTCATGCTCCAGCGCGACACCGGCGCCGTGAACCACGTCCTGGTCGACAACCTCGGGATCTTGTCCGACCGCCCGTTCTGGCTGCTCGGTGGGAACGCGCTGACGTCGCTGATCACGGTGGCGCTGTGGAAGCTGTGGCCGTTCGCGTTCCTGACCTTGATGGCCGGTCTGCAGAGCATCCCGCAGGACATCTACGAGGCGGCCTCGGTGGACGGCGCAGGAACGGTACGGCAGTGGCGGAACATCACCCTGCCGTCGCTGCGCCCGGTCAACCTGGTGCTCGTCCTGGTCCTCTTCCTGTGGACGTTCAGCGACTTCAACACGCCGTACGTGCTGTTCGGTACGGCGCAGCCGCCGGCCGGCGACCTGATCACCTTCCACATCTACAACGCCTCGTTCCTGACCTGGAACTTCGGCTCCGGCGCGGCGATGTCCGTGCTGCTGCTGATCTTCCTGATGATCGTGACCGGCGCCTATCTCGTCGTCACCGGACGGAGGTCCCGCCGTGCGTGA
- a CDS encoding MerR family transcriptional regulator, with amino-acid sequence MLTIGELARYAGVTVRAVRHYHAKGLLPEPERDHSGYRRYDADDVIELIRIRTLAEAGVPLARVRELLQADAEEFAAAIAEIDRRLKDEIRQRQRHRERIARLAAGAQLTLPPQVVDYLDHLRALEVDERIVEAERDGWIVLAAQSPEQVPTWMTRKQQQLADPRMVNFYRILSQTLDQNLDDPKLVQLADELAPFLTQLADDHGEQFVNDTELDPPLTELMDTLALDTVPPARRLIALLEERGWTGWTEVQRTGGSAEVQRMGGSAEVHRTGGSAEVHRTGGSAVVQRTRGSGGGKGE; translated from the coding sequence ATGCTGACCATCGGCGAATTGGCCAGGTACGCCGGCGTGACCGTGCGCGCGGTGCGGCACTACCACGCCAAGGGACTGCTGCCGGAACCTGAGCGCGACCATTCCGGCTACCGCAGGTACGACGCCGACGACGTGATCGAGCTGATCAGGATCAGGACCCTCGCCGAGGCGGGCGTTCCGCTGGCCCGGGTGCGCGAGCTCCTGCAGGCCGACGCAGAGGAGTTCGCCGCGGCGATCGCCGAGATCGACCGGCGGTTGAAGGACGAGATCCGGCAACGGCAACGTCACCGGGAACGGATTGCCCGCCTTGCCGCTGGTGCCCAACTGACGCTGCCACCTCAGGTGGTCGACTATCTGGACCACCTGCGTGCACTCGAGGTCGACGAGAGAATCGTCGAGGCCGAGCGCGACGGCTGGATCGTGCTGGCCGCGCAATCACCCGAGCAGGTGCCGACGTGGATGACGCGCAAGCAGCAACAGCTCGCCGACCCGAGGATGGTCAACTTCTATCGCATCCTCAGCCAGACACTCGACCAAAATCTCGACGACCCGAAACTGGTCCAGTTGGCCGACGAACTGGCCCCGTTCCTGACTCAGTTGGCTGACGACCACGGTGAGCAGTTCGTCAACGACACCGAGCTCGATCCGCCGCTGACCGAGCTGATGGACACACTGGCGCTCGACACGGTCCCACCGGCCCGCCGCCTCATCGCCCTCCTGGAAGAACGCGGCTGGACAGGCTGGACCGAGGTCCAGCGGACCGGCGGCTCAGCCGAGGTCCAGCGGATGGGTGGTTCAGCCGAGGTCCATCGGACCGGCGGCTCAGCCGAGGTCCATCGGACCGGTGGCTCAGCCGTGGTCCAGCGGACACGCGGTTCAGGTGGGGGGAAGGGCGAGTAG